The genomic segment TGGGGATGATCCCGCTGTTCACCGATGTTTTCTTCGGCAGTATGGCGGTTACGATAATGTTCGGTCTCGCCTTTGCAACGGTGCTCACGCTGGTGATCCTGCCGGTTCTGTTCAGTATATTCTACGGCATAAAACATCCCGACAGGGAGCCCGATAAGCAATAAGAATACACCAAGGAAAGGGGAAGACCCCCGAATCAGAACCTCCTCAGCAAAAGGGCGGGGCATTTTGTCCCGCCTTTTTATTTGCCTACCGCCTTATTATTCGTCCATGGTTCTCCTGTACTCATCATAGCTCATACCGCTCCCCTCAAGACAACGATCCCTCTGCTCACCATCGTACCTGCTGCACTGAAAGCTCTGCGAATCACGCATCCCATCATACCAGGCCCTTTTGGTACAACCGCAAACAAATAACACGCATGCCATAACAAGAATAAGTGTCTTCATAATTACCCTCTGATTTAATGAAGTGGATGACAACTAAATATTAGACAATCCCCCGCTCTGTCCGGTTCTAAATATTGTGTTGCACCTAACGCCGCTCACTAATAAAAAAAGCCAACCCGTGAGGAGTTGGCTACTTACTGAATTATATAGGAACGGGCGGGATTGAACCGATTCCGATACATGTGCAACTGTGCCTAAATACTTATAAAATGCAGAACCTTATAAACACGATCTTCACTCATAAGCACTGATTCTCATATTATAATGGCACAACCATAAAACGATAGTCCAAAATTGACACATATTAAGAATTCTAAAGATTAGTCACGAAATAATACATATTCACACGAACCCAAACCATCCACAATGTGTAAGCATTTATCTATTGCGTTAATTTTGAGAATATATATTTTTCTATTGATAAAAATACAAGAGAATACAAATGGGTAAAACCTGGATTCAATAATTAAGTGCAACTTTTAAGTAGTGGTCAAAAGAGGTCAGGTGCGTTAGCATCGTAGCTCTTTAACCACCACGTCAAAGGAGCACCGAATGAAGAACTATACACACCTGACCCGTGAACAAAGGTACCAGATTTATGTGCTGAGGAAAACCGGACATTCTCAGACGGACATAGCTGATTTGCTTAAAGTACATAAATCTACCATCAGCCGAGAGTTACGCAGAAACACAGGAGGTCGTGGTTATCGCCCAAAGCAAGCTCATCGCAAAGCTATTGAACGAAGAATGGACAAGGTCCCAAGACGGATTGCACAAACTGAATGGTATTTTGTTGAACGTCTTCTGCTTGAAGACTGGAGCCCTGAGCAGGTGAGCAATTGGCTAAATCAAAATTATGGAATAAACGTAAGTCATGAGCGTATCTACCAGCACATTCTTGAAGATAAAAGTCATGGTGGAACACTTTATACTCACCTGCGTTGCCGAAGAAAACGCAGGAAGCGATATGGTGTTTATGAACGCAGAGGAGAGATACATGGCAAGTTAAGCATTGAGCAGCGTCCAAGTATTGTAGAAGAGAAAGCGAGATTCGGAGACTGGGAAGTGGATACAGTTATAGGAAAAGGGAACAAGCAGGCGATTGTTTCTCTTACTGAGCGGAAGTCTTATCTGACACTTATACGCAAGGTAGAAAGAAAGACTGCTGTACTGGTGACAAAAGCGGTTATAGAAATGTTGAAACCGATATCACACCTAGTCCATACAATCACTTCCGATAACGGGAAAGAGTTTGCAGGACATGCCGAAATATCTGAGATACTAGGGGCTGAATTCTACTTTGCTCATCCATATGCTTCGTGGGAACGCGGAATAAACGAAAATACAAACGGACTCATTAGGCAGTATGTACCAAAGAGTAGGATGCTTGAAAGTGTTGATGATATAGAGATTCAGAATATTATGCAGAAACTAAACAACAGACCAAGAAAAGCAACTGGATATAAAACTCCTAACCAGATACTATTCTCTATAGACCCCGTTGCACTTGCTAGTTGAATTCAGGAAAAACCTGGAAAACATAATAAGAAGCGAAGTGATAAAGATGTCAGTGCTTTAAAAAACTTACTGTTCAGAACACGCCCACAAGAGTTATTGGATTGAAGCTAGAGAGAACCCCGGAATCAATCTATAGTGAAACACAAAAATTAAGTATCTCTTTGAAACCAACAAATCAATCTCCATATAACAAAAAGAAAAAAAGATCATAAATCTAAAACTAAGGACATAAAATGATTGAATGGATTACTTGTAACCCAGATGCAGTTTCAGCGATAGCAGCAATTATAACAGCCGTAGCCACTATATTTCTGTTCCTTTGTACAGGAGTTTATGTTTTTTTAACAAACCAATCAGTAAAAGAAGCTAGAAAACTGCGTGAAACAGCCACTTCACCACTCATTTCTATATATATTCAATCATTCAAAAAATCACAGTACTTAGAATTAGTTATTGAAAACATTGGAAATTCCCCTGCCTATAACATAGATATTAAATTTGATGAAAACTTCATACAGAAAGTGCACGAGACAGAGAATAGGATCCCGTTTGAATTACATATAAAATATTTTACACCAAAACAAAGTGTTGCATATTTCCTTTGCGAATTCGGCAAGCTCCCACAAGATAACGATTTTTCATTCAATATTGATCTTTCATATAGCTCAAAGGACAAGGAAGTATTTAATGACAGCTTCAAGTATAACTATTCTTTTCTTAAACGTGCAGATAACTCCATTCCTTACGAGCTAGAGCAACACAAGAATATGCTCAGAGGGATAGAAAATAGTATAAAAGGATTAACAAGTGCCATAAACAAAAAGGCCAACCCTTGAGGAGTTGGCCTTTTTTGCTGAATTATATAGGAACGGGCGGGATTGAACCGCCGACACCTGCCACGTCAAGGCAGTGCTCTCCCACTGAGCTACGCTCCTGTTTCTTGAGAAAGATTTATTACCATTTTTTAAGATACTATTGCAAGATTTAATATCTATCTGACACAATATAATTAAAAGTTAGAGGTGAATAAATGAAATCCATACTTGCAGAGAAGCTGCATCTTAAATATCAGCCGGCGGCGGTGATCTTCACTGATGAAAAACCAGAAGATGCCCAAGAGTTTAAGCCCGGCAAATGGGGATGCAATATGGGACTCATGAACAATGTTATCAAAAAAGGTAAAACAGCTGTATTCGGCAGAGAAACCTTCGGATGCATAGGCGGCCAGGGTGGACTTTGCCTCGGCGACTCCTACGACACCTTCCCAGGCGGCTTCGGCTATTTCCTCTCCTACGGTCGTGGAGAGGGCTATCCCGAGGGTGAGCGCTACCAAAAGGATCCCGAATCCACCGAACGGTTCCGTCAGGCCCTTGGAATCAAGGATATTGACTATAAATATGTAGTCTACAAACCATTAAGCAAAACGGATGAGAGCGAGAATGTTATCGCTGTCGTGTTCTATGTTAACCCCGACCAGCTCTCCGCATGCGTTGTACTTGCAAACTTCCGGGGTACACTCGACAACGTCCGAATGCCATTCGGTGCCGGCTGTCACAGCATGACGCTGGCAGCCTATAACGAATCTCTCAAAGAGGAGCCGAAGGCGATAGCCGGCATGACTGATATAACAGTGCGACCAATGGCAGATCCGGACATGCTCATGTTCACCATGCCCCTCAAACGTTTCAATATAATGGAAGAGGATGCTCCGGAGAGTTTCCTTGAGCTTGAGAGCTGGAA from the Limisalsivibrio acetivorans genome contains:
- a CDS encoding IS30 family transposase produces the protein MKNYTHLTREQRYQIYVLRKTGHSQTDIADLLKVHKSTISRELRRNTGGRGYRPKQAHRKAIERRMDKVPRRIAQTEWYFVERLLLEDWSPEQVSNWLNQNYGINVSHERIYQHILEDKSHGGTLYTHLRCRRKRRKRYGVYERRGEIHGKLSIEQRPSIVEEKARFGDWEVDTVIGKGNKQAIVSLTERKSYLTLIRKVERKTAVLVTKAVIEMLKPISHLVHTITSDNGKEFAGHAEISEILGAEFYFAHPYASWERGINENTNGLIRQYVPKSRMLESVDDIEIQNIMQKLNNRPRKATGYKTPNQILFSIDPVALAS
- a CDS encoding DUF169 domain-containing protein produces the protein MKSILAEKLHLKYQPAAVIFTDEKPEDAQEFKPGKWGCNMGLMNNVIKKGKTAVFGRETFGCIGGQGGLCLGDSYDTFPGGFGYFLSYGRGEGYPEGERYQKDPESTERFRQALGIKDIDYKYVVYKPLSKTDESENVIAVVFYVNPDQLSACVVLANFRGTLDNVRMPFGAGCHSMTLAAYNESLKEEPKAIAGMTDITVRPMADPDMLMFTMPLKRFNIMEEDAPESFLELESWKKLIPRFE